A single genomic interval of Dehalococcoidia bacterium harbors:
- a CDS encoding VTT domain-containing protein, which produces MAEAEKPLDEAAAAPAALAGAGRRLRDRLAAVPTPLLLGVAALLVLAVAGTVAVLPLLLGVDQEDLEALGYPGVFLANFLGTATLFFPVPGLTAGGQLLIATLARTLNPVGVALLGGLGMATAEVTAYLAGRGLREVSSQRPMPIGGPVGRALSAIARWVDRLMMGYGVPTLFVLSAVPNPFFEFAGITAGAVRMAFWRFFLPVLAGKMVRAFLLAFVGERIIDLLPGPF; this is translated from the coding sequence GTGGCCGAGGCGGAGAAGCCCCTGGACGAGGCAGCGGCGGCCCCGGCGGCCCTGGCTGGAGCGGGGCGGCGCCTGCGCGACCGTCTGGCAGCCGTGCCCACCCCATTGCTGCTGGGGGTGGCCGCCCTCCTGGTGCTGGCCGTGGCCGGGACAGTGGCCGTGCTGCCCTTGCTGCTGGGGGTCGACCAGGAGGACCTGGAGGCCCTGGGCTACCCGGGGGTGTTCCTGGCCAACTTCCTGGGCACGGCTACGCTCTTCTTCCCGGTTCCCGGCCTCACGGCTGGCGGGCAGCTCCTCATCGCCACCCTGGCCCGCACCCTGAATCCCGTGGGGGTGGCGCTGCTGGGTGGGCTGGGCATGGCCACGGCCGAGGTAACGGCCTACCTGGCGGGCCGAGGCCTGCGAGAGGTGAGTTCACAGCGGCCCATGCCCATCGGCGGCCCGGTGGGCCGTGCTCTCAGCGCCATCGCGCGCTGGGTGGACCGGCTGATGATGGGCTATGGCGTGCCCACCCTCTTCGTGCTGTCGGCTGTGCCGAACCCCTTCTTCGAGTTCGCCGGCATCACCGCCGGTGCCGTGCGCATGGCCTTCTGGCGCTTCTTCCTGCCGGTGCTGGCGGGGAAGATGGTGCGGGCCTTCCTGCTGGCCTTCGTGGGGGAAAGGATCATCGACCTCCTGCCGGGACCTTTCTGA
- the miaB gene encoding tRNA (N6-isopentenyl adenosine(37)-C2)-methylthiotransferase MiaB has translation MRYHIWTEGCQMNEADSAKLAAGLARLGYQEASRPEEADLAVVNTCVVRQKAEDRAISYLGYLRHLKERKNPGLRIAVMGCLVGPKVDELKARLPFVDIWARPQDFDAILRELVPESDLGGEFWPETFPEPRGPTAYVPVIHGCDKFCTYCIVPYRRGRERSRPIADVQREVRYLCSRGVREVTLLGQTVEAYGHDLPDRPDLGDLMAAIHDTPGLERIRFLTSYPRDMTERIVRRVAELPKVCEYFNIPVQSGDDAVLARMRRGYTVAEYLEKIDLIRGLVPGAAITTDVIVGFCGETEEEFQHTLDLLARVRFDKVHVAAYSPRPGTIAWRRMEDDVPHHEKMRRLRAVEELQENIARQLNEALVGTVQEVLVEGERGGKLYGRTRTNKLVHFPGQARPGQMVSVRIERASPWSLQGELVGAAAPATA, from the coding sequence ATGCGTTACCACATCTGGACTGAAGGCTGCCAGATGAACGAGGCTGACTCGGCCAAGCTGGCCGCTGGCCTCGCCCGCCTGGGCTACCAGGAGGCCTCCCGTCCAGAGGAGGCGGATCTGGCCGTAGTCAACACCTGCGTAGTCCGCCAGAAGGCCGAGGACCGGGCCATCTCGTATCTGGGGTACCTGCGTCACCTGAAGGAGCGCAAGAACCCCGGCCTGCGCATCGCCGTCATGGGCTGCCTGGTGGGGCCGAAGGTGGACGAGCTGAAGGCCCGCCTGCCCTTCGTGGATATCTGGGCGCGCCCCCAGGACTTCGACGCCATCCTGCGGGAGCTGGTTCCCGAGTCCGACCTGGGAGGCGAGTTCTGGCCCGAGACCTTCCCCGAGCCCAGGGGCCCTACCGCCTACGTCCCGGTCATTCACGGCTGCGACAAGTTCTGCACCTACTGCATCGTGCCCTACCGTCGTGGCCGCGAGCGATCCCGCCCCATCGCCGACGTGCAGCGAGAGGTCCGCTACCTCTGCTCTCGGGGCGTGCGGGAGGTGACCCTTCTGGGCCAGACAGTGGAGGCCTACGGCCATGACCTGCCCGACCGCCCCGACCTGGGCGACCTGATGGCCGCCATCCACGACACTCCCGGCCTGGAGCGCATCCGTTTCCTCACCTCCTATCCGCGGGACATGACCGAGCGCATCGTGCGGCGGGTGGCCGAGCTGCCCAAGGTCTGCGAGTATTTCAACATCCCGGTGCAGTCGGGCGACGACGCGGTGCTGGCCAGGATGCGGCGCGGTTATACCGTGGCCGAGTACCTGGAGAAGATAGACCTGATACGGGGCCTCGTGCCCGGCGCCGCCATCACCACCGACGTCATCGTCGGCTTCTGCGGCGAGACCGAGGAGGAGTTCCAGCACACGCTGGACCTGCTGGCACGGGTCCGCTTCGACAAGGTGCACGTGGCCGCCTACTCGCCCCGGCCTGGCACCATCGCCTGGCGGCGCATGGAGGACGACGTCCCCCATCACGAGAAGATGCGACGCCTCCGGGCTGTGGAGGAGCTACAGGAGAACATCGCGCGCCAGCTCAACGAGGCCCTGGTGGGGACGGTCCAGGAGGTGCTGGTAGAGGGCGAGCGCGGGGGCAAGCTCTACGGCCGCACCCGCACCAACAAGCTGGTCCACTTCCCTGGCCAGGCCCGGCCGGGGCAGATGGTGTCGGTCCGCATCGAGCGGGCCAGCCCCTGGTCCCTTCAGGGCGAGCTGGTGGGCGCCGCTGCCCCCGCTACCGCCTGA
- a CDS encoding NUDIX domain-containing protein, with translation MSTEAHDPSLVGIGLRPVAALVVIFTVQDGNLQVLLIRRSAPPYQGWWSLPGGLLSPGEGPDEAAVRKLAEETGVADVYLEQLYTFWDLDDREGVAVSYFALVDARQAHLAQRQEWPPAWWPVDGLPPLAFKNERVVEYALRRLRAKLEYSNVAYSLLPAQFTLSQLQRVYEAILGRRLDKRNFRRRMLSLGLIVPTGGRAVEGRHRPAQLYAFKERRPVLF, from the coding sequence GTGTCCACGGAGGCCCACGACCCCTCTCTGGTCGGCATCGGCCTGCGCCCCGTGGCCGCTCTGGTAGTCATCTTCACCGTCCAGGACGGCAACCTGCAGGTGCTGCTCATCCGCCGCAGCGCCCCTCCCTACCAGGGGTGGTGGTCGCTGCCCGGAGGCCTCCTCTCGCCGGGCGAGGGGCCCGACGAGGCAGCGGTGCGCAAGCTGGCCGAGGAGACGGGGGTAGCCGACGTATATCTGGAGCAGCTCTATACCTTCTGGGACCTGGACGACCGAGAGGGGGTAGCCGTCTCTTACTTCGCCTTGGTGGACGCCCGCCAGGCCCACCTGGCCCAGCGACAGGAGTGGCCACCGGCCTGGTGGCCGGTGGACGGGCTACCACCCCTCGCCTTCAAGAACGAGCGGGTGGTGGAGTACGCCCTGCGCCGTCTTCGGGCCAAGCTGGAGTACAGCAATGTGGCCTACTCCCTGCTGCCGGCCCAGTTCACCCTGTCCCAGCTGCAACGGGTGTACGAGGCCATCTTGGGTCGGCGACTGGACAAGCGCAACTTCCGCAGGCGCATGCTGTCCCTGGGCCTCATCGTGCCTACAGGAGGCAGGGCGGTGGAGGGAAGGCACCGCCCTGCCCAGCTATACGCCTTCAAGGAGCGACGGCCCGTCCTCTTCTAG
- a CDS encoding S8 family serine peptidase, whose translation MTRGALWLLAAAILLALASASDGAAAGRIGPLPPTPQLRLLQERRPPTGPKEQRLSYHLARLADLDDALALYALDPLGIVFVPPDLGALLQSGLARRDPQDRIQVFVYADDLGQAAAAVGALGGRVERQDARAGILQAWVPVRRLRALASRPGVRFVDLPAYPVTNVGTVTSQGDDALQASALRGLLGLSGEGVRVGVISDGVRGLAESQTRGDLPAVNITDCNLGPGDLHTIGAEGTAMLEIVHDLAPGAELWFGYFGGPLGTVLDFNAVVDCLARRVDVIVDDINWFNAGPYDGSSIVSRHTSDALNDRSNRVRAYVTAVGNQASTHYEERFRPCPGSPSFHLFSATANTIDRGGLGVRCDNPVTVPAGGTLRVVVQWDDPWGASCNDYDVYLFEHDSPRALAASQNFQSCAQNPTELLVWQNLSPNTVTVDLVLAPIGQPQARTFDIFFLGGTPNYFTPSSSVPNQADAAGGVLAVGAINSFEEGRDQIAPYSSRGPTNDGRIKPDVTGVDGVSVTGSGGFTTTFLGTSAAAPHIAGILALLLECRPSLKAGEPGDAPDQDRLALRNALLLLAVDLGPAGPDNTYGAGRADALSAGRFLCEHAAVLWGDVDCSATLDSADALALLRASLGQGLAQQEPCPDVGQSVGGRLMGDMDCNGVVNAADVRLLLRAVLGMAVTVPSGCLRPGTLVSLS comes from the coding sequence ATGACCAGAGGAGCGCTGTGGCTGCTGGCGGCCGCAATCCTGCTGGCACTGGCCAGCGCCAGCGACGGTGCGGCCGCCGGCAGGATCGGCCCCCTGCCGCCTACCCCCCAGCTGAGGCTGTTGCAGGAGCGAAGGCCCCCGACCGGCCCGAAGGAGCAGCGCCTCTCCTACCATCTGGCCCGCCTGGCCGACCTGGACGACGCCCTGGCCCTCTATGCCCTGGACCCCCTCGGCATCGTCTTCGTCCCTCCCGACCTGGGGGCGCTGCTGCAGTCAGGGCTGGCCCGCCGCGATCCCCAGGACAGGATCCAGGTCTTCGTTTACGCAGACGACTTGGGGCAGGCTGCTGCCGCCGTTGGCGCCCTGGGCGGCAGGGTGGAGCGACAGGACGCGCGGGCGGGCATCTTGCAGGCGTGGGTGCCGGTGCGTCGTCTGCGGGCGCTGGCCTCCCGCCCCGGGGTGCGCTTCGTGGACCTGCCTGCCTATCCGGTCACCAACGTGGGCACCGTGACCTCGCAGGGCGACGATGCCCTCCAGGCCTCGGCCCTGCGGGGGCTGCTGGGGCTATCGGGGGAGGGGGTGCGGGTGGGCGTCATCTCCGACGGCGTGCGGGGGCTGGCCGAGAGCCAGACCCGGGGAGACCTGCCGGCCGTCAACATCACCGACTGCAACCTGGGCCCCGGCGACCTGCACACCATCGGCGCCGAGGGGACGGCCATGCTGGAGATCGTGCACGACCTGGCACCGGGGGCCGAGCTGTGGTTCGGCTACTTCGGCGGCCCACTGGGCACAGTGCTGGACTTCAACGCCGTGGTGGACTGCCTGGCCCGACGGGTGGACGTCATCGTGGACGATATCAACTGGTTCAACGCCGGCCCCTACGACGGCAGCAGCATCGTCTCCAGGCATACGTCCGATGCTCTCAACGACCGCTCCAATCGCGTGCGGGCCTACGTGACCGCCGTGGGCAATCAGGCCTCCACCCATTACGAGGAGCGGTTCCGGCCCTGTCCCGGCTCCCCTTCCTTTCATCTGTTCTCGGCCACGGCGAACACCATCGACCGTGGCGGTCTGGGCGTCCGATGCGACAATCCCGTCACGGTGCCCGCCGGCGGCACCCTGCGGGTAGTGGTGCAGTGGGACGACCCCTGGGGTGCGTCCTGCAACGACTACGACGTCTATCTGTTCGAGCATGACTCCCCCAGGGCCCTCGCTGCCAGCCAGAACTTTCAGTCCTGCGCCCAGAACCCCACCGAGCTACTGGTTTGGCAGAACCTGTCGCCCAACACGGTCACTGTGGACCTGGTGCTGGCGCCCATCGGCCAGCCTCAGGCCCGGACCTTCGACATCTTCTTCCTGGGGGGGACGCCTAACTACTTCACTCCCTCCAGTTCGGTGCCCAACCAGGCGGACGCCGCCGGGGGCGTGCTGGCGGTGGGGGCCATCAACTCCTTCGAGGAGGGGCGCGACCAGATAGCTCCCTACAGCAGCCGTGGCCCCACCAACGACGGTCGGATCAAGCCAGACGTGACAGGGGTGGACGGTGTGTCGGTCACCGGCTCCGGGGGCTTCACGACTACCTTCCTGGGGACCTCGGCTGCCGCGCCCCACATCGCCGGCATTCTGGCCCTTCTGTTGGAATGCCGACCTTCTCTGAAGGCAGGCGAGCCGGGGGATGCTCCCGACCAGGACAGGCTGGCCCTGCGGAACGCTCTCCTGCTGCTGGCGGTGGACCTGGGGCCGGCTGGCCCCGACAACACCTATGGCGCCGGTCGTGCCGATGCCCTGTCCGCCGGCCGCTTCCTGTGCGAACACGCGGCGGTGCTGTGGGGGGATGTGGACTGCAGTGCCACCCTGGACTCGGCCGACGCCCTGGCCCTGCTCAGGGCCTCCCTGGGCCAGGGGCTGGCCCAGCAGGAGCCGTGTCCCGACGTTGGCCAGAGCGTGGGCGGCCGCCTGATGGGCGACATGGACTGCAACGGTGTCGTCAACGCCGCCGATGTCCGCCTGTTGTTGCGGGCCGTCCTGGGAATGGCCGTGACGGTGCCCAGCGGGTGCCTGCGGCCTGGCACCCTGGTCTCGCTGAGCTAG
- the groL gene encoding chaperonin GroEL (60 kDa chaperone family; promotes refolding of misfolded polypeptides especially under stressful conditions; forms two stacked rings of heptamers to form a barrel-shaped 14mer; ends can be capped by GroES; misfolded proteins enter the barrel where they are refolded when GroES binds) has product MPAKQLVFSEEARRRLKEGVDALADAVKVTLGPRGRNVVLEKKYGAPSVVDDGVSVAKEIELKDPFANLGAQLAKEVATKTNDVAGDGTTTATVLAQALVREGLRNVAAGANPMALKRGIERGVEAVVEALREVAQPVAGKDQIRHVATISGHDPEIGEIIADVMEKVGKDGVITVEEGKSIRTETEFVEGMQLDRGYVSPYFVTNPDRMEAVVEEPYILITDKRISSVHDILPILERLLQMGKKDIVIICDDLEGEALATLVVNKLRGTLNALAVKAPSFGERRKAILEDIAILTGGQVISEDLGRKLENAQISDLGRARKVVATKEETVIIEGYGSDEAIQARIKQIKAQIEDAASEFDREKLQERLAKLAGGVAVIKVGAPTEVELKEKKLRVEDALSATRAAVEEGIVPGGGVALLRCQKALDKLEGELEGDELTGVRILRRALEEPLRQIAENAGLEGSIVVERVRASEDPFFGFDADRMQYCNMIEAGIIDPAKVTRTALENASSIAALVLTTETLVTEIPEPPKAQEPAPPMEY; this is encoded by the coding sequence ATGCCCGCCAAGCAGCTCGTGTTCAGCGAAGAGGCCCGGCGCCGCCTCAAGGAAGGGGTGGACGCCCTGGCCGATGCCGTCAAGGTTACTCTGGGCCCCCGTGGCCGCAACGTGGTCCTGGAGAAGAAGTACGGCGCCCCCTCGGTGGTGGACGACGGCGTCAGCGTCGCCAAGGAGATAGAGCTTAAGGACCCCTTCGCTAACCTGGGCGCCCAGCTGGCCAAGGAGGTGGCCACCAAGACCAACGACGTGGCCGGCGACGGCACCACCACTGCCACCGTCCTCGCCCAGGCCCTGGTGCGAGAGGGGCTGCGCAACGTGGCCGCCGGCGCCAACCCCATGGCCCTCAAGCGGGGCATCGAGCGGGGCGTGGAGGCCGTCGTCGAGGCCCTCCGGGAGGTGGCCCAGCCCGTAGCCGGTAAGGACCAGATCCGCCACGTGGCCACCATCTCCGGTCACGACCCCGAGATCGGCGAGATCATCGCCGATGTCATGGAGAAGGTGGGCAAGGACGGCGTCATAACCGTCGAAGAGGGCAAGTCCATCCGCACCGAGACCGAGTTCGTGGAGGGGATGCAGCTGGACCGCGGCTATGTGTCCCCCTACTTCGTCACCAACCCCGACCGCATGGAAGCGGTGGTGGAAGAGCCTTACATCCTCATCACCGACAAGCGCATCTCCTCCGTCCACGACATCCTTCCGATCCTGGAGCGGCTGCTCCAGATGGGCAAGAAGGACATCGTCATCATCTGTGACGACCTGGAAGGCGAGGCCCTGGCCACCCTCGTGGTCAACAAGCTGCGGGGCACCCTCAACGCCCTGGCGGTGAAGGCCCCGTCCTTCGGCGAGCGGCGCAAGGCCATCCTCGAGGACATCGCCATTCTCACCGGCGGCCAGGTCATCAGCGAGGACCTGGGCCGCAAGCTGGAGAACGCCCAGATCTCCGACCTGGGCCGCGCCCGCAAGGTGGTGGCCACCAAGGAGGAGACGGTCATCATCGAGGGTTACGGGTCCGACGAGGCCATCCAGGCGCGCATCAAGCAGATCAAGGCCCAGATCGAGGACGCTGCCAGCGAGTTCGACCGCGAGAAGCTCCAGGAGCGGCTGGCCAAGCTGGCTGGCGGCGTGGCCGTCATCAAGGTGGGCGCCCCAACCGAGGTCGAGCTGAAGGAGAAGAAGCTGCGGGTGGAGGACGCCCTCTCGGCCACTCGCGCTGCCGTGGAGGAAGGGATAGTCCCTGGCGGTGGCGTGGCCCTCCTGCGCTGCCAGAAGGCCCTGGACAAGCTGGAGGGCGAGCTGGAAGGGGACGAGTTGACGGGTGTGCGCATCCTGCGCCGCGCCCTGGAGGAGCCGCTGCGCCAGATCGCCGAGAACGCCGGCCTGGAGGGCTCCATCGTGGTGGAGCGGGTGCGCGCCTCCGAGGACCCCTTCTTCGGCTTCGACGCCGACCGCATGCAGTACTGCAACATGATCGAGGCGGGCATCATTGACCCGGCCAAGGTGACCCGCACCGCCCTGGAGAACGCCTCCTCCATAGCCGCCCTGGTGCTGACCACCGAGACTCTGGTGACGGAGATCCCCGAGCCGCCCAAGGCCCAAGAGCCGGCACCGCCCATGGAATACTAG
- a CDS encoding co-chaperone GroES, which yields MTTKAASKIVPLADRVVVKQIKLEEVRASGLVIPDTAREKPQVGEVIAVGPGRLDEDGKRIPMDLKVGDRVIYAKYSGQEVPKGLFGSDEEEYLILKESDILAKLED from the coding sequence ATGACTACCAAGGCTGCCAGCAAGATCGTCCCTCTGGCCGACCGCGTGGTGGTGAAGCAGATCAAGCTGGAAGAGGTGCGCGCCAGCGGTCTGGTCATCCCCGACACCGCCCGCGAGAAGCCCCAGGTTGGCGAGGTCATCGCCGTGGGGCCCGGTCGCCTGGACGAGGACGGCAAGCGCATCCCCATGGACCTGAAGGTGGGCGACCGCGTGATCTACGCCAAGTATTCCGGCCAGGAGGTGCCGAAGGGCCTCTTCGGCTCCGATGAGGAGGAATACCTGATCCTCAAGGAGTCCGACATCCTGGCCAAGCTGGAGGACTAG
- a CDS encoding glycosyltransferase family 39 protein, protein MSAATAAFPTPRLSPLVGIHRWQRTAAVAVVVLAVATRLPHVLTPGVPAGDGGLFYLMAQALASSFPRLPETVEYGALQIPFAYPPLGFYLSVIVDRLGPWGLLDVLRFLPLAFSVLTVVAAWLLLRELCPWPRWLVALLFFTLLPRSWNWEVVGGGITRSPGLFFLLLSMQQGVRAVREEGGRFLPLWAALAVLTHPEMGLMALAHPFLFAVALGRPEGRRRALLRAAAGSLLALALASPWWAYALIAHGPDILLGAASGSRYGPLATLLPLVVPFFYGEPGLPWLAAWGLAGVLLLAWRRQFFPLGWLVFLFLLDPRKAATIACLPLALGGAWAAERLWHTLRPRCPSAPALTLATLVLLGAVQSGMAHLSPLSPLNRLTKDDLAAMVWLRENAPAGARVLVLSGLPWASDPASEWLPALTGLESVLTVQGSEWLGRATFLERQQAFAETSQCLRKGDCSGGELAQWHRADYVFVYSGCRCPRALEGLEPLLPGALYVPTVTDEAPALPQ, encoded by the coding sequence ATGAGCGCTGCCACTGCCGCCTTCCCCACTCCTCGCCTGTCGCCGCTGGTGGGCATCCACCGCTGGCAACGGACGGCAGCGGTGGCCGTGGTCGTCCTGGCCGTGGCCACTCGACTGCCCCATGTCCTGACGCCCGGCGTGCCTGCCGGCGACGGCGGACTGTTCTATCTGATGGCACAGGCCCTGGCCTCTTCCTTCCCCCGTCTGCCCGAGACAGTGGAATACGGGGCGCTGCAGATACCATTCGCCTACCCGCCCCTTGGCTTCTATCTGTCCGTAATCGTCGACCGCCTGGGGCCGTGGGGGCTGCTGGACGTGCTCCGCTTCCTGCCCCTGGCCTTCAGCGTCCTGACGGTGGTGGCGGCCTGGCTGCTGTTGCGGGAACTCTGTCCCTGGCCACGCTGGCTGGTGGCCCTCCTGTTCTTCACCCTGCTGCCCCGTAGCTGGAACTGGGAGGTGGTAGGCGGAGGCATCACCCGTTCGCCAGGCCTTTTCTTCCTGCTGCTGTCCATGCAGCAGGGAGTCAGGGCCGTCAGGGAGGAGGGCGGGCGCTTCCTGCCCCTGTGGGCTGCCCTGGCAGTCCTGACCCACCCGGAGATGGGGCTGATGGCGCTGGCCCACCCATTCCTGTTCGCTGTGGCCCTAGGGCGGCCAGAGGGGCGGCGGCGGGCGTTGCTGCGGGCTGCCGCTGGCTCCCTGCTGGCACTAGCGCTGGCCTCTCCCTGGTGGGCCTACGCCCTGATCGCCCACGGCCCCGACATCCTGCTCGGGGCCGCCAGCGGCAGCCGCTACGGCCCTCTGGCGACGCTCCTGCCTCTGGTCGTTCCCTTCTTTTATGGGGAGCCAGGGCTGCCGTGGCTCGCCGCGTGGGGGCTGGCCGGCGTCCTCCTCCTGGCATGGCGCCGCCAGTTCTTCCCCCTGGGCTGGCTGGTGTTCCTGTTCCTGTTGGACCCGCGCAAGGCGGCGACCATCGCCTGCCTACCCCTCGCGCTGGGCGGCGCCTGGGCGGCGGAGAGGCTGTGGCACACTCTGCGGCCGCGCTGCCCATCGGCCCCGGCCTTAACGCTGGCAACGCTGGTGTTGCTGGGCGCCGTCCAGTCGGGCATGGCCCACCTGTCGCCCCTGAGCCCCCTCAACCGCCTCACGAAGGACGACCTGGCAGCTATGGTCTGGCTCCGGGAAAACGCACCGGCTGGAGCCAGGGTGCTGGTGCTATCGGGCCTGCCCTGGGCCAGCGACCCCGCCTCCGAGTGGCTACCGGCCCTGACAGGCCTCGAGAGCGTGCTGACGGTCCAGGGCAGCGAGTGGCTGGGGCGGGCCACCTTCTTGGAACGGCAGCAGGCTTTCGCCGAGACGTCGCAATGCCTGAGAAAGGGGGACTGCAGCGGCGGCGAGCTGGCCCAGTGGCACCGGGCCGACTACGTCTTCGTCTACTCGGGCTGCCGCTGCCCCCGCGCCCTCGAAGGTCTGGAGCCTCTCCTTCCCGGGGCCCTTTACGTGCCCACCGTCACAGACGAGGCCCCCGCGCTCCCTCAGTAG
- a CDS encoding CoA transferase subunit A, whose amino-acid sequence MARSKLMSLEEAVDHFVADGDVVYAGYLCVPFALTHEIVRQGKRDLELVGASVVWPTTELVLAGCCRRIRSGYIGGPLRCRDIEAMMASGELEYEDYSNQGLALMLMAGALGIPFIPTRSFLGTDYLERAEEHPGRIPGYKRLHVMESPFDGQRVVLLPAIRPDVVIMHAQRADEEGNVQMWGHLGDARWGLWAGRKIVVTVEEIVPTEVVRADPSRTVVPGAIVSAVVHCPYGAHPGGIAGYYDFDYAFLGRVLGPALASREAFARFQEEWIDPGVSDRQRYIAKVQEAIGLEAWRAIHVDRHLTPRATVDYGYSVSLNLPRREEQP is encoded by the coding sequence GTGGCCAGGAGCAAGCTCATGTCCCTCGAGGAAGCGGTGGACCACTTCGTGGCTGACGGCGACGTGGTCTACGCTGGCTATCTCTGCGTCCCGTTCGCCCTCACCCACGAGATCGTGCGCCAGGGCAAGCGCGACCTGGAGCTGGTGGGGGCCTCGGTGGTCTGGCCCACCACCGAGCTGGTGCTGGCAGGATGCTGTCGACGCATCCGCAGCGGCTACATCGGCGGTCCTCTGCGCTGCCGCGACATCGAGGCCATGATGGCCAGCGGCGAGCTGGAATACGAGGACTACAGCAACCAGGGACTGGCCCTGATGCTCATGGCCGGCGCCCTGGGCATCCCTTTCATTCCCACCCGCAGCTTCCTGGGCACCGACTACCTGGAGCGGGCCGAGGAGCATCCCGGGCGCATCCCGGGCTACAAGCGCCTGCACGTCATGGAGTCGCCCTTCGACGGCCAGCGGGTGGTGCTGCTGCCCGCCATCCGGCCCGACGTGGTGATAATGCACGCTCAAAGGGCCGACGAGGAGGGCAACGTGCAGATGTGGGGCCACCTGGGCGATGCCCGCTGGGGCCTATGGGCCGGGCGCAAGATAGTGGTGACGGTGGAGGAGATCGTGCCCACGGAGGTGGTGCGCGCCGACCCCAGCCGCACGGTGGTGCCCGGGGCCATCGTCAGCGCCGTGGTGCACTGCCCGTACGGCGCCCACCCTGGAGGCATCGCCGGCTACTACGACTTCGACTATGCCTTCCTGGGGCGGGTGCTGGGGCCAGCCCTGGCCTCTCGGGAGGCCTTCGCCCGCTTCCAGGAGGAATGGATAGACCCTGGGGTCTCGGACCGCCAGCGCTACATCGCCAAGGTGCAGGAGGCCATCGGCCTGGAGGCCTGGCGGGCCATTCACGTAGACCGACACCTGACGCCACGAGCGACGGTGGACTACGGCTACTCGGTCTCCCTCAACCTGCCACGGCGGGAGGAGCAGCCATGA
- a CDS encoding enoyl-CoA hydratase-related protein, giving the protein MEPGTYRGFDVTMHDPGIALVTFNQPDRLNGMTQATKRDLVELMAQAQMDDNVRVVVFTGTGRAFSAGDDITGRRVAYEGARALAPDIPPGHRHPLGTYDALRTISQQLNLAVRQLSKVTIAAINGVAIQSGLSLALACDFRIASSEARLGSGTLRYGLMPDEGGHFLLVQLLGVARAMDFLLRNRIVSAQEALALGLVHEVVEPEQLLPRALALARELAEGPQLAMRLLKRAVYNAAEMGMLQAFDDIAARTAISDHHPDAREGVTAFREKRSPRFNRWLEESGR; this is encoded by the coding sequence ATGGAACCCGGAACCTATCGCGGCTTCGACGTGACCATGCACGACCCAGGCATCGCCCTGGTGACCTTCAACCAGCCCGACCGCCTCAACGGCATGACCCAGGCCACCAAGCGTGACCTGGTGGAGCTGATGGCCCAGGCCCAGATGGACGATAACGTGCGGGTGGTGGTCTTCACCGGCACCGGGCGAGCCTTCTCGGCTGGCGACGACATCACCGGTCGCCGCGTGGCCTACGAGGGGGCCAGGGCGTTGGCGCCGGACATACCCCCGGGGCATCGCCACCCCCTCGGCACCTACGACGCCCTGCGGACCATTTCCCAGCAGCTGAACCTGGCCGTGCGCCAGCTGAGCAAGGTGACCATCGCCGCCATCAACGGCGTGGCCATACAGTCGGGCCTCTCCCTGGCCCTGGCCTGCGACTTCCGCATCGCCTCTAGCGAGGCGCGGCTGGGCAGCGGCACCCTGCGCTATGGCCTGATGCCGGACGAGGGGGGCCACTTCCTGCTGGTGCAGCTCCTGGGGGTGGCCCGGGCCATGGACTTCCTGTTGCGTAATCGCATCGTCTCGGCCCAGGAGGCGCTGGCCCTGGGCCTGGTGCACGAGGTGGTGGAGCCGGAGCAGCTGTTGCCGCGAGCTCTGGCCCTGGCGCGAGAGCTGGCAGAGGGGCCCCAACTGGCCATGCGGCTCCTGAAGCGGGCCGTCTACAACGCCGCCGAGATGGGCATGCTCCAGGCCTTCGATGACATCGCCGCCCGCACCGCCATCAGCGACCATCACCCCGATGCGCGGGAAGGGGTGACTGCCTTTCGCGAGAAGCGCTCCCCTCGCTTCAACCGCTGGCTGGAGGAGAGCGGGAGGTAG